One Neoarius graeffei isolate fNeoGra1 chromosome 19, fNeoGra1.pri, whole genome shotgun sequence genomic region harbors:
- the LOC132867586 gene encoding uncharacterized protein LOC132867586, with translation MNMEEPQQGQLPAGGRGRGRDGGGRRGRGRGVRMRGGGVGGRGRGVRRHHTVPDEIRATIIDHVVRNTERVKELRYQYVQRIMALEGIETPHLLVFVDEAGFNLAKCRRRGRNIIGQRATVDVPGQRGGNITMCAAISDNGVATHIASLGPYNTQRLLLYLDRLYVDLVPENERGLEAPHLSQFVIVWDNVSFHRGPLIRAWFDTHPRMRNVFLPPYSPFLNPIEEFFSAWRWRVYERHIGDQRSLLNAMDAACDDITGDQCRGWLRHSRRFFPRCIARENIRCDVDENLWPNREQRMDGLEDEEGYQERVGEDSNSD, from the exons ATGAATATGGAGGAACCTCAACAAGGTCAACTTCCAGCTGGAGGAAGGGGAAGAGGAAGAGATGGAGGAGGaaggagaggaagaggaagaggggtGCGTATGCGTGGTGGTGGAGTAGGGGGAAGAGGGCGAGGCGTGCGTAGGCATCACACTGTCCCCGATGAAATTAGAGCCACCATTATTGACCATGTTGTCAGGAATACAGAGAGGGTAAAAGAACTGCGGTACCAGTATGTGCAG AGAATAATGGCATTGGAGGGAATAGAAACACCTCATCTCCTGGTGTTTGTGGACGAGGCAGGTTTCAATCTGGCCAAGTGCCGCAGGCGCGGACGTAACATCATTGGCCAGCGGGCCACAGTAGACGTCCCGGGTCAAAGAGGAGGAAATATCACAATGTGTGCGGCCATTTCTGACAATGGTGTGGCCACACATATTGCAAGCCTAGGCCCATACAACACGCAGAGGCTCCTCCTCTACCTGGATCGTCTGTATGTGGATTTGGTCCCCGAGAATGAAAGGGGACTCGAAGCGCCCCACCTATCACAATTTGTCATTGTGTGGGACAATGTCAGCTTTCACCGTGGCCCACTCATCAGAGCGTGGTTCGACACCCATCCAAGGATGCGTAATGTTTTTTTACCACCATACTCGCCATTCCTCAATCCCATTGAAGAATTTTTTTCTGCTTGGAGGTGGAGGGTTTATGAACGCCACATTGGGGATCAGAGGTCTCTCCTCAATGCCATGGATGCTGCCTGCGATGACATCACAGGCGATCAGTGTCGGGGTTGGCTAAGACATTCACGCCGCTTCTTTCCACGCTGCATCGCAAGGGAGAACATCCGGTGCGATGTTGATGAAAATCTGTGGCCAAACAGAGAGCAGCGGATGGATGGCCTGGAGGATGAGGAAGGCTACCAGGAGAGGGTGGGGGAAGACAGCAACAGTGACTAA